One window of Nicotiana tomentosiformis chromosome 11, ASM39032v3, whole genome shotgun sequence genomic DNA carries:
- the LOC104101910 gene encoding phosphoglycerate kinase, cytosolic, whose product MAVKKSVGSLKEADLKGKRVFVRVDLNVPLDENFNITDDTRIRAAVPTIKYLMQHGSHVILASHLGRPKGVTPKYSLKPLVPRLSELLGVEVKIANDSIGPEVEKLVAEIPEGGVLLLENVRFYKEEEKNEPEFAKKLASLADLYVNDAFGTAHRAHASTEGVAKYLKPAVAGFLMQKELDYLVGAVANPQKPFAAIVGGSKVSSKIGVIESLLEKVDVLLLGGGMIFTFYKAQGYAVGSSLVEEDKLDLATSLMEKAKAKGVSLLLPTDVVIADKFAADANSKVVPASEIPDGWMGLDIGPDAIKSFGSALDTTKTVIWNGPMGVFEFDKFAAGTEAIAKKLAELSGKGVTTIIGGGDSVAAVEKVGLAEKMSHISTGGGASLELLEGKPLPGVLALDDA is encoded by the exons ATGGCGGTGAAGAAGAGCGTGGGATCACTGAAAGAAGCAGATCTGAAGGGGAAGAGAGTATTCGTGAGAGTTGATCTGAACGTTCCATTGGATGAAAACTTTAACATCACTGATGACACCAGAATCAGAGCCGCTGTACCTACCATCAAGTACTTGATGCAACACGGTTCTCATGTCATTCTTGCCTCTCATCTT GGTCGCCCTAAAGGTGTTACCCCAAAGTACAGCTTAAAGCCGCTTGTGCCTAGACTTTCAGAACTATTGGGAGTTGAG GTCAAGATAGCAAATGATTCAATTGGTCCAGAAGTTGAGAAATTGGTCGCTGAAATACCGGAAGGAGGAGTTCTGCTGCTAGAGAATGTCAGATTCTATAAAGAAGAGGAGAAGAATGAGCCCGAATTTGCCAAGAAATTGGCATCTCTTGCAGATTTGTACGTCAATGATGCATTTGGGACTGCTCATAGAGCCCATGCTTCCACAGAAGGGGTTGCTAAGTACTTGAAACCAGCTGTTGCTGGATTCCTTATGCAAAAG GAACTTGACTATTTAGTTGGAGCTGTGGCAAATCCCCAGAAGCCATTTGCTGCAATTGTTGGTGGTTCAAAAGTATCATCTAAGATTGGTGTTATAGAGTCTCTCTTGGAGAAGGTTGACGTGTTATTACTTGGCGGAGGAATGATCTTTACTTTCTACAAGGCGCAAGGGTACGCTGTTGGATCATCACTAGTGGAGGAGGACAAGCTTGATTTGGCAACATCTCTCATGGAGAAGGCAAAGGCAAAAGGGGTATCTCTATTGCTTCCCACTGATGTAGTGATTGCCGACAAGTTTGCTGCTGATGCGAACAGCAAG GTTGTTCCAGCATCTGAAATTCCTGATGGCTGGATGGGATTAGATATTGGACCCGATGCAATCAAGTCATTTGGCAGCGCCTTGGATACCACCAAGACTGTCATTTGGAATGGACCAATGGGTGTGTTTGAGTTTGACAAGTTTGCTGCTGGAACAGAG GCTATTGCAAAGAAACTGGCAGAGCTTAGTGGAAAGGGAGTGACAACCATCATAGGGGGTGGTGATTCTGTAGCTGCAGTTGAGAAGGTAGGACTTGCAGAGAAGATGAGCCACATATCAACTGGAGGGGGTGCTAGCTTGGAGCTTCTCGAGGGGAAACCACTCCCTGGAGTGCTTGCCCTAGATGATGCCTGA
- the LOC104101911 gene encoding thiosulfate/3-mercaptopyruvate sulfurtransferase 1, mitochondrial, whose translation MAAGLLSRTLFAHRLLKPSTFYKPQFFISKKPFYSQAAPTYYSYKVVGSVTCCVASSRIGIRTTFSTLAVSTNEPVVSVDWLHANLKNPDMKVLDASWYMPNEQRNPLQEYQVAHIPEALFFDVDGISDRTTNLPHMLPSEEAFAAAVSALGIENKDGVVVYDGKGIFSAARVWWMFRVFGHDRVWVLDGGLPRWRASGYDVESSASGDAILKASAASEAIEKVYQGQTVAPITFQTKFQPHLIWTLDQVRKNIEETTYQHIDARSKARFDGVAPEPRKGIRSGHVPGSKCIPFAQMLDGSQTLLSDEELKKKFEQEGISLDKPVITSCGTGVTACILALGLYRLGKTDVPVYDGSWTEWGGHPDAPVSTSEP comes from the exons ATGGCAGCGGGGCTTTTATCAAGGACTCTCTTTGCCCACCGCCTTCTAAAGCCTTCCACTTTCTACAAGCCCCAATTCTTTATTTCT AAGAAACCTTTCTACTCCCAAGCTGCACCAACCTATTACTCTTACAAGGTTGTGGGTTCTGTTACATGTTGCGTGGCTTCATCAAGGATAGGAATACGGACAACATTCTCAACACTAGCTGTGTCCACCAATGAACCTGTTGTTTCAGTTGACTGGCTCCATGCAAACCTTAAAAACCCTGATATGAAG GTGTTGGATGCATCTTGGTACATGCCAAACGAGCAGAGAAACCCCCTTCAAGAGTATCAG GTTGCACACATTCCTGAAGCACTCTTCTTTGATGTAGATGGTATATCTGATCGTACTACAAAT TTGCCACACATGCTGCCATCCGAAGAAGCATTTGCAGCTGCTGTGTCTGCTCTTGGAATCGAGAACAAAGATGGGGTTGTTGTCTATGATGGGAAGGGAATTTTCAGTGCAGCTCGTGTATGGTG GATGTTTCGAGTTTTTGGACATGACAGAGTTTGGGTTTTAGATGGAGGCTTGCCAAGATGGCGTGCTTCTGGATATGATGTTGAATCCAGTGCATCTGGTGACGCAATTTTGAAAGCTAGCGCTGCCAGTGAAGCAATAGAGAAAGTATATCAAGGACAGACG GTCGCACCTATTACCTTTCAGACCAAGTTTCAGCCACATCTCATCTGGACCCTTGACCAG GTTCGGAAGAACATTGAAGAGACAACTTATCAGCATATAGATGCTCGATCCAAAGCTAG GTTTGATGGTGTTGCACCAGAGCCTCGAAAAGGAATAAGAAGTGGTCATGTACCTGGGAGCAAGTGCATTCCTTTTGCACAG ATGCTGGATGGCTCTCAGACACTATTATCTGATGAAGAGCTCAAGAAAAAATTTGAGCAGGAAG GTATCTCTTTGGACAAGCCTGTAATAACTTCTTGTGGCACTGGGGTAACAGCTTGCATACTTGCCTTG GGCCTCTATCGACTTGGAAAGACTGATGTTCCAGTCTATGATGGTTCGTGGACAGAATGGGGAGGACATCCAGATGCACCAGTCTCCACATCTGAACCGTAA
- the LOC138901603 gene encoding uncharacterized protein — protein sequence MEYRVPGYPICNTCGKRHPGVCRSGINGCFGCGQQGYFLRDCPSARKNNGGNVSQSTNSAAPQNSQAQQGCGAAKFSNTGDGRNCLYTLAGRQDIEARGDVVKEPEKLCEPFEVSTLVGESAIDRRIYKECPIKVYHRLTVADLVELEIVDFDVIMGMDWDANAQTPTLQSVPIVNEFPEVFPKDLPGVHPYREIEFGIDLLPGTKRISIPPYRMAPAELKELKV from the exons ATGGAATACAGAGTCCCTGGTTACCCTATCTGCAACACATGTGGTAAGAGGCACCCAGGGGTGTGTCGTTCGGGCATAAATGGTTGCTTTGGGTGCGGTCAGCAGGGCTACTTCTTGAGGGATTGTCCATCAGCAAGGAAGAATAATGGAGGCAATGTATCTCAGTCAACTAATTCAGCAGCCCCTCAGAACTCTCAGGCCCAACAAGGGTGTGGTGCAGCAAAGTTCAGTAATACGGGCGATGGTCGGAACTGCTTGTATACGTTGGCAGGCCGTCAGGATATAGAGGCTCGTGGAGATGTTGTCAAAG aaccagaaaaGTTGTGTGAACCCTTTGAAGTGTCCACTCTAGTAGGAGAATCAGCTATAGATAGACGAATCTATAAGGAATGTCCAATTAAAGTGTATCATCGCCTTACTGTAGCAGACTTAGTAGAATTAGAGATAGTAGACTTCGATGTAAtcatgggcatggattg GGATGCAAATGCTCAGACTCCCACTCTCCAGTCAGTACCAATTGTAAATGAGTTCCCAGAAGTGTTTCCCAAAGATCTTCCTGGAGTCCATCCCTATAGAGAGATTGAATTTGGAATTGATCTACTCCCCGGCACTAAGCGGATATCTATTCCGCCTTATAGAATGgctccagcagagttgaaagagctAAAAGTCTAG